The Candidatus Nomurabacteria bacterium genome segment CGCGATGAGCTTGCCACCGCTTGATAATATATTAGCTTGATTGTCTTTGATGGTAGCAATTTCTGTAAAAATACGGTAAAACGGATCCATTTCTTGCGTGTATGGTTCGTTCTTTTTATCTATGAGCTTTAATACAGATGTGTACTGAATATTAAGTGCATCTTTTTGTGCCCACCCTGTAATTTTTTCTGCTGCTGGGTTGAAAAGCTGAATTGTTTTATTAGCATCAATTAAAATAACGCCGTCGTCTATGGCATTTAAAATGATGTCAGATTTGGCCTTTTCGTCAAATAAATTTTTGGCGAGCGTAGGCGCTTGGTTTGACTGTGGCGTTTGCTTTTTATTAAAACCGAGCATTATTGCAGCACAATCCCACCATTGCTAGTAAAACGCATACGTTTATTATTGCAGTTACACCCTGTAAAAACAATAACGGTTTCTATTACATCAGGAGATGTATTTGTGCATGAAATATACTACACTAGTAGGTAGTACTAAATGAAAGGAGTGATATGAGAGGACCGATAGACTATTTAGTGGTTGGTTTTGAAGGTAATAAATTTGACGGGAGTGTACTTGAGGCTTTATCCGACGCTATAGATAAAAACATAATCCGGGTCATCGCGCTTGGGTTTGTCCAAAAAGATACAGACGGAACGCTAACGCAGCTGAATGTTACTGATTCAGGCGACGAAGTAATAGCCTCTTTTTCACAAAAATATGTCACAGACGGTTCTGCCATTACTCAAGATGACATAGACGAAGTTGGTGATATTTTAGAGCCAGATACAGCCGCTGGCTTACTGGTGCTAGAACACGTATGGGCATTACCACTTAAAAAAGCACTTATTGATGCCAATGGGTATCTCATCGCCGAAGGCCGGATCCACCCAGAAGCACAAACTGAACTAGAAGGAGGAAATTAATATGCCAGGATTATTACGAGGAGTAGCTAGGACGGCTGTAGTTGCTGGAACGGCAACGGCAGTTTCTAATAACGTTAGCCGACGCCAAGCGAGGCGATGGTCTCAGAACGACGATCAGGTGCAACAACCACAACAAGCTGCCCC includes the following:
- a CDS encoding SHOCT domain-containing protein — its product is MPGLLRGVARTAVVAGTATAVSNNVSRRQARRWSQNDDQVQQPQQAAPMATSNEDQIQELQQLAALKDQGILTQEEFDAKKRQILGI